TGCAAAATTGGTTTTATTTGCAAAATGCTGCCAATCGCAAACCCAACTTTTCCGATTCGTCCACCTTTTAATAACTGATCCAGTGATGCCACGTAAATCGTATTATGATAGGTCGGTGGCAGTTTCTCTATATGCTCGATTGTTTCTTCGATAGATTTGCCTTCCCGAATCATCTTTTTCCCGGTTTCGATTAAATCATACAACGGCCACGAGACAATCTCGGAATCGACCATATAAAAAGGAATGGCCACATTACCTGTTGCTGCTTTAATTGAGTCAAACGTGCCGCTAATTTTTTTGGAAATAAACACCCCAATAATGGCATCGTACGAAGCTTCGATCATCTTCAAAGTGTGTTCAATATCCCCTACAGCAGGCTGCGAGGATTTCGGTATTTCATTACTAGAAGCAAGCATGGAATAAAATTCTTTAGACGAAATATCGACACCATCTCGATAATTAGATTCCCCAAAACTTATTTGCATTGGAATAATAAAGACATCGTTAAAATTCCCGTGTTCTGGTATATAAATAGAGCTATCTGTTAACCAAGCTATTCTCATCTTCACTCAACTCTCTTCCAAGCATATTCAAATCTGATTTATCTGATTAGTAAAAGTATAATAGAGAAGAACGAACAAATAAAATTAGAATGTGCAGGTGAGAAAAATGGTCGTATTATATGCAGTTATTGCAATTTTTCTATTTATGACATTTGTTTGGATGATCGCGGTGAAAAAAGATAATTATTCCATTGTGGATATTGTTTGGGGTATGACGTTTATGGTGACGACAGCTGTCGTTTTACTGTATTCCCAAGAATTTAATGTCGTATCGTGGACAATAGCTATTTTGGTCTATATCTGGGGAATTCGTTTGTCGTACTACTTGTTTAAGCGTAATGCTGGAAAACCAGAAGATTATCGCTATCAAGCAA
The Paenisporosarcina cavernae genome window above contains:
- a CDS encoding DegV family protein; amino-acid sequence: MRIAWLTDSSIYIPEHGNFNDVFIIPMQISFGESNYRDGVDISSKEFYSMLASSNEIPKSSQPAVGDIEHTLKMIEASYDAIIGVFISKKISGTFDSIKAATGNVAIPFYMVDSEIVSWPLYDLIETGKKMIREGKSIEETIEHIEKLPPTYHNTIYVASLDQLLKGGRIGKVGFAIGSILQIKPILQFINGKLEVFQKVRTKKKSFQVIANQFIPSAEAAWVLHCGDVVNAEYMKQLLLEKHPKQTIRIGELSPIIAIHGGQGSLAVVSKQKQA